Proteins encoded in a region of the Rutidosis leptorrhynchoides isolate AG116_Rl617_1_P2 chromosome 9, CSIRO_AGI_Rlap_v1, whole genome shotgun sequence genome:
- the LOC139865852 gene encoding cationic amino acid transporter 6, chloroplastic-like isoform X1 has translation MDHNGSSFSSFKSYINALSETRNRLIHRAGSVSTTFEETSRIRSRSGPNMRENLRWYDLICFGIGGMVGAGVFVTSGTASHDKAGPAVILSYAIAGLAALLSAFCYTEFAVHMPVAGGAFSYIRVTFGEFTAFLVGSNLVMDYVLSNAAAARSFTTYIGTAIGVSAESKWRLTVSFLPNGFNQLDIIAVLIILILTLVICYSTRESSVLNMVLTGVHILFIIFVIVMGFWKGDVKNFTEASDPNKPGGFFPFGAPGVFNGAALVYVSYIGYDAVSTLAEEVKNPVTDIPIGVSGSVILVTILYCLMAASMSMLLPYDLINPESPFTGAFMEKSNAFSWVTNVIGVGASFGILTSLLVAMLGQARYICVIGRSGVVPLWFAKVHSKTSTPVNASVFLGIFTAAIALFTDLHVLLNLVSIGTLFVFFMVSNAVIYRRYVSVETPSSWPTLSFLLSFSFTCIMFTLLWWLAPPGKPKGFMLGACSIVAPGLVQLFNCMVPQARKPDFWGVPLMPWIPCVSIFLNIFLLGNIDSPSYVRFGFFSAIVVLIYLLYSVHASFDGEKEGNICEKNVEMVKESIDIEDLTLKMQS, from the exons ATGGACCACAATGGCTCCTCATTTTCAAGCTTCAAATCCTACATCAATGCCCTATCCGAAACCCGGAACCGGCTCATCCATCGAGCCGGTTCAGTCTCCACCACATTCGAAGAAACTAGCCGTATCCGCTCTCGGTCTGGCCCCAATATGAGGGAAAATCTACGTTGGTACGATCTCATATGCTTCGGTATAGGCGGTATGGTTGGTGCAGGTGTTTTTGTCACTAGTGGGACCGCTAGTCACGACAAAGCTGGTCCAGCTGTCATATTATCGTACGCCATTGCCGGGCTAGCCGCACTCCTATCCGCATTTTGTTACACCGAGTTCGCCGTTCACATGCCCGTTGCTGGTGGCGCCTTTAGCTACATCCGTGTCACCTTTG GTGAATTTACGGCTTTTTTAGTCGGATCAAATCTAGTAATGGATTATGTTTTATCAAACGCGGCCGCAGCGAGAAGTTTTACGACGTATATCGGAACCGCAATCGGAGTTTCAGCTGAATCCAAATGGAGATTAACCGTTTCTTTTCTTCCTAACGGTTTTAACCAACTCGACATCATTGCGGTCCTCATTATTTTGATTCTCACTCTCGTTATCTGTTACAG TACACGGGAAAGTTCAGTACTGAACATGGTGTTGACAGGTGTtcatattttatttataatatttgtGATAGTAATGGGATTTTGGAAAGGTGATGTTAAGAATTTTACGGAAGCATCGGATCCGAATAAACCGGGTGGGTTTTTTCCGTTTGGAGCACCGGGGGTATTTAATGGAGCTGCGTTGGTTTATGTGAGTTATATTGGATACGACGCCGTTTCGACTTTGGCTGAAGAAGTTAAAAACCCGGTTACGGATATACCAATTGGGGTTTCGGGTTCGGTTATTCTTGTTACCATTTTATACTGTTTGATGGCTGCTTCAATGTCCATGCTTCTTCCATATGATCTG ATAAATCCAGAATCACCATTTACAGGCGCGTTCATGGAAAAATCTAATGCATTTAGTTGGGTAACTAATGTGATAGGAGTTGGGGCTAGTTTTGGAATACTAACGTCATTGTTGGTGGCAATGTTGGGTCAAGCTCGATATATTTGTGTAATCGGAAGGTCTGGTGTGGTACCACTGTGGTTCGCCAAAGTTCATTCAAAGACATCTACGCCCGTAAATGCTTCAGTATTTTTAG GAATTTTCACAGCGGCAATAGCTCTTTTCACGGATCTACATGTCCTCTTGAACCTAGTTTCCATCGGCACACTCTTCGTGTTCTTTATGGTCTCCAATGCTGTCATTTACAGGCGTTACGTCTCAGTTGAGACCCCGAGCTCGTGGCCTACATTGTCGTTCCTCTTAAGCTTTTCGTTCACTTGCATCATGTTCACCCTACTATGGTGGCTAGCACCACCAGGGAAACCTAAAGGTTTCATGCTTGGTGCATGCTCTATAGTCGCTCCGGGTTTAGTTCAACTCTTTAATTGCATGGTCCCACAAGCAAGGAAACCCGACTTTTGGGGGGTCCCACTTATGCCTTGGATACCATGCGTTTCGATCTTTCTCAATATATTCTTACTGGGAAATATTGACTCGCCTTCTTATGTTCGGTTTGGATTCTTTTCGGCTATTGTAGTGCTAATATACCTACTATATAGTGTTCATGCTAGCTTTGATGGTGAAAAAGAAGGGAATATTTGTGAAAAGAATGTTGAAATGGTGAAGGAATCAATTGACATAGAAGACCTTACTCTTAAAATGCAAAGCTGA
- the LOC139865852 gene encoding cationic amino acid transporter 6, chloroplastic-like isoform X2: MDHNGSSFSSFKSYINALSETRNRLIHRAGSVSTTFEETSRIRSRSGPNMRENLRWYDLICFGIGGMVGAGVFVTSGTASHDKAGPAVILSYAIAGLAALLSAFCYTEFAVHMPVAGGAFSYIRVTFGEFTAFLVGSNLVMDYVLSNAAAARSFTTYIGTAIGVSAESKWRLTVSFLPNGFNQLDIIAVLIILILTLVICYSTRESSVLNMVLTGVHILFIIFVIVMGFWKGDVKNFTEASDPNKPGGFFPFGAPGVFNGAALVYVSYIGYDAVSTLAEEVKNPVTDIPIGVSGSVILVTILYCLMAASMSMLLPYDLINPESPFTGAFMEKSNAFSWVTNVIGVGASFGILTSLLVAMLGQARYICVIGRSGVVPLWFAKVHSKTSTPVNASVFLVISKWEISILKREINI, from the exons ATGGACCACAATGGCTCCTCATTTTCAAGCTTCAAATCCTACATCAATGCCCTATCCGAAACCCGGAACCGGCTCATCCATCGAGCCGGTTCAGTCTCCACCACATTCGAAGAAACTAGCCGTATCCGCTCTCGGTCTGGCCCCAATATGAGGGAAAATCTACGTTGGTACGATCTCATATGCTTCGGTATAGGCGGTATGGTTGGTGCAGGTGTTTTTGTCACTAGTGGGACCGCTAGTCACGACAAAGCTGGTCCAGCTGTCATATTATCGTACGCCATTGCCGGGCTAGCCGCACTCCTATCCGCATTTTGTTACACCGAGTTCGCCGTTCACATGCCCGTTGCTGGTGGCGCCTTTAGCTACATCCGTGTCACCTTTG GTGAATTTACGGCTTTTTTAGTCGGATCAAATCTAGTAATGGATTATGTTTTATCAAACGCGGCCGCAGCGAGAAGTTTTACGACGTATATCGGAACCGCAATCGGAGTTTCAGCTGAATCCAAATGGAGATTAACCGTTTCTTTTCTTCCTAACGGTTTTAACCAACTCGACATCATTGCGGTCCTCATTATTTTGATTCTCACTCTCGTTATCTGTTACAG TACACGGGAAAGTTCAGTACTGAACATGGTGTTGACAGGTGTtcatattttatttataatatttgtGATAGTAATGGGATTTTGGAAAGGTGATGTTAAGAATTTTACGGAAGCATCGGATCCGAATAAACCGGGTGGGTTTTTTCCGTTTGGAGCACCGGGGGTATTTAATGGAGCTGCGTTGGTTTATGTGAGTTATATTGGATACGACGCCGTTTCGACTTTGGCTGAAGAAGTTAAAAACCCGGTTACGGATATACCAATTGGGGTTTCGGGTTCGGTTATTCTTGTTACCATTTTATACTGTTTGATGGCTGCTTCAATGTCCATGCTTCTTCCATATGATCTG ATAAATCCAGAATCACCATTTACAGGCGCGTTCATGGAAAAATCTAATGCATTTAGTTGGGTAACTAATGTGATAGGAGTTGGGGCTAGTTTTGGAATACTAACGTCATTGTTGGTGGCAATGTTGGGTCAAGCTCGATATATTTGTGTAATCGGAAGGTCTGGTGTGGTACCACTGTGGTTCGCCAAAGTTCATTCAAAGACATCTACGCCCGTAAATGCTTCAGTATTTTTAG TAATTAGCAAATGGGAGATAAGCATCTTGAAAAGGGAAATAAATATTTGA